GGGCACTGCCATCCAGAAGTGGTGAAGGCCGGATGCGACCAGATGGCCACACTCAATACGAACAACCGCTTCCTGCACGACAATTTGGTTGTTTGCGCTCGAAAGCTGACCAGCCTGATGCCCGAGCCGCTCTCTGTGTGTTTCTTCGTCAACTCAGGCTCCGAGGCGAACGATCTCGCACTCCGGCTCGCACGCACTTACACCAAAAATAACGACATTGTCATCATTGACCAGTGAGTATCcgtaaattttccaaatgtttgtttactgaaaatctcaaattttttatgactGCATTGCACAAgaaatcgattaaatttaCCTCTTGCTAAGTCCTGAAAAAATCCTGCATAATACAGCTTAGAATTGATTCACAGTTTTATtggcttttaaataaattaaatcatatatGTAGCCAGCTGTTTAAACAAGTGGCTTATCTTTCCTCTAACTGCACGAGTCCAATAAACCCTACTCGGATCATATGGTACGAAAGTGCCAGACACGTGAGCACTCTGCTgcctatattttttttttattacacgCGTTCGTtcaaacatattaaaaatatatatatggaaaggaaaaaattccattgCGTAAACTTTTCAGCTTCCGCGTCATGCTGCGTTTCAAAATCAGCGGGATTCGAATTGAAAACAGAGGGGCGATTGCACTGCTTGGGGAATcgataaaatgaataataaactCTGATTCTCAGCGAAAATAGTTTTATCGCGTTTAATTGGCGTCACGGGATCAAGTCTAGTTGACTTGTTGGTCGTGATTGATGGCTCGGCCAGCTGTTTGATTgactattttatttgttttctcttcaaattcgCAGCGCCTACCATGGACATCTTTCGACCTTGATTGATATATCTCCGTACAAGTTCAATCTGCCCGGCGGCAGCGGAAAACAAGATTGGGTGCACGTGGTAAAtatgcctttttattttatttttccactgcTTCATTTTTACCGATTACTAGCGCGAgtattacaaatattaaaaaagaaatattatttatgttggatcacaaggaaattttagggggattttaattgaattgctgattctgtaattttaataattcattgaGGCCCAAAAATTACATGATTTCTCTGGCTTACtctagtaaataaaatttcaactgtcCAAAGTCAAATTTACGTTGCAACAAATTTATGATCagtgtttttctctttttcgaGATAATCAAAGCCAAAGTTGACTTGTTTTTCACCCAGAAAATCGAGATctttggaaatatattttatttttcgtcaaGATTTTCAACAGCTTTGACCCACattggattgaaaataatttttttataattttatgagGTCATGGTCGGGGTGTGTGCCTCACCCTCTGCTCTTGGAGGtggaatatttgatttaaattcagttgGTCATATCTAAACGTTCTTAATGTCGCTTCGTAacataacaaataaaatcttgctctgaaaattaatttaaattcaattcccatgctaaattatgaatataatttattaacaaaaaggtttttgtattccagtcaaataaattaacttttaagaaATCGGGGAAGATGTAAAAATTgcacagtttaaaaaattaattatttacagccTTGGTGTTCAGTTGGTTAACTCTGATACTTTTCAGGCTCCGATTCCAGACAGCTACCGCGGCCAGTACACGAAGGAAAAGTACCCTGGCGATGACCTGGGCACCCTGTACGCTGAGGAGGTCAGGGCGTTGTGCAAGGAGGCGAAAAACAACGGCCGTTCGATCGCTGGCTTCATCGCTGAGAGCATGCTCAGCTGCGGTGGTCAGGTCATTCCGCCGTCCAACTACTTCAAAAATGTCTACAAGTAAAGCAAATCAACCACAAAATTGATCCATCCTCTTAAAGGGAATATTTTCTGCAGGATCATCAGGGAGGCGGGTGGCGTGTGCATCGCGGACGAGGTGCAAACGGGCTTCGGGCGCGTTGGCAAGTCGTGGTGGGCGTTCGAGCTGCAGGGCGATGACCTGATCCCTGACATCGTGACAGTTGGTAAGATGCTTTTGATGTACTCTTCAAAGCTCATCACACGTTGCCAGGCAAACCAATGGGGAACGGACATCCGGTCGCAGCCGTGATCACAACCAGGGAGATtgcacaaagttttaaaaacactGGAGTTGAATACTTCAACACAGTATGTTTATTGTCTGCCAAATGATCAAACTCACTGAGCGAaagattttttactaaatgcAGTGTTTCTCCTGTGGTGAATGATTCTAACTGGGAAGCATGaacttgcttttaatttattttgaaagaaaaagttaaaaagtgaGCCAGACTGAATGAGCGAGTTGCAAATTAAGATCCCATTATATGCCTTATCGATTTTCTATCCATTTTAGGGCATTCCGTagttttggtttattttaattgtatttcaCAAACCCAGAAAGTTTTCTGACTGAATTTATAAGTATGCTATGTTTTCGTTTGTGGTGAATTTATTGGATTCTAGGACCATTGGtttgaaatctttttaatttaacggcTTACGAGTTGTGGAGTTCCGGAAGTTCCATAATTTAacctgctttaaatttttaagtataaagccatctttttattattttttaaatatttcttttaaaaatatcgctgTAAGCTCAAAATGGCTTGAAATataattgcttaaaattttcttcgcTGAATATCATTTCATTTAGATGTTTTTTTCATATGGtccaaacttaaaaaactattttaaatcaacacttttaaaataaaatatatatattattttttcttaaccttcacaatctttaaaaatgagtttgaCTTCACCGAAAGTGTTTCACTTCTAATTCCGAAAATTCACCacaaacttaaataaatttccattttgtgaGAAACAGATTTTACCGACCTTTCCTTTTGCAGTATGGTGGCAATCCAGTATCTTGCGCCGTTGCCCTGGCAGTCATGAACGTGATTGagaatcaaaatctgaaggAGAACGCCACACGGGTCGGCAACCACCTGATCAACTCGCTCAAAATCATGTGCAAGAAGCACACCGTTGTCGGCGACGTCAGAGGAGTTGGCCTCTTTGTCGGCATCGAACTCGTCAAAGACCAAATCACGAAGGAGCCTGCGACGGATGCGGCTGTCTACGTTGttaaaaggttaatttttttataaatacaaaaacagcaaaacactagtaaaaattgagggataaaattattcaatcctGAATTCAAtgggtttttttaaactcaaaaaacgcttttttatgtttcaagaATGCGAGAGAACTTCATTCTGCTCAGTTCTGACGGGCCGTATAACAATGTCTTGAAGTTGAAGCCGCCCATGGTGTTTTCCCTGGAAAATGCTGatcatttcatcaaaattcttGATGAACTTTTACTCGAAGTGAAGGACGGAGTGGTAAACTTCCCTGAAATTGGCCTTGCTGGAcagtttatataattaaaaactttaggTTCCAACAAATGACGTGATTCACGCAAATAACGTGAAAGCAATGTCGAAGGATCTGCAAGACAGCTTCCTCAACGGTCCCACTGAGCGCAAGATCCGCATTGACGAAGTAATCCAAACCCACATGatttagttttgaattaaaattaatatcttgaTTGATTCCAGGCGGAGAGCATGacaggaaattaatattagtaCAAGATTCTGGCTGTAGATTGCTGCATTCCCTCTATTGAAATATTCCAGGGTAATTTTAAGGCTTGCTATGTGAAATgacactttttaatattatataactCTGTCTTagtattgaatttaaattgtgctgttaaatcaaaaaacgaattttatcTCCTTATTAGGAAACTTTTTgtgatgattttttacaaattgatgCTGATTCAATTGAATGTATTTGTCTTTGTGCGCcgtcaaaaaatattgcacaatATTGT
The nucleotide sequence above comes from Cloeon dipterum chromosome X, ieCloDipt1.1, whole genome shotgun sequence. Encoded proteins:
- the LOC135945226 gene encoding 5-phosphohydroxy-L-lysine phospho-lyase-like, translated to MQEHGETLTKSETINLRQKYVGPSCTLFYKTDPLKIVRAEGQYMYDEKGNRFLDCINNVAHVGHCHPEVVKAGCDQMATLNTNNRFLHDNLVVCARKLTSLMPEPLSVCFFVNSGSEANDLALRLARTYTKNNDIVIIDHAYHGHLSTLIDISPYKFNLPGGSGKQDWVHVAPIPDSYRGQYTKEKYPGDDLGTLYAEEVRALCKEAKNNGRSIAGFIAESMLSCGGQVIPPSNYFKNVYKIIREAGGVCIADEVQTGFGRVGKSWWAFELQGDDLIPDIVTVGKPMGNGHPVAAVITTREIAQSFKNTGVEYFNTYGGNPVSCAVALAVMNVIENQNLKENATRVGNHLINSLKIMCKKHTVVGDVRGVGLFVGIELVKDQITKEPATDAAVYVVKRMRENFILLSSDGPYNNVLKLKPPMVFSLENADHFIKILDELLLEVKDGVVPTNDVIHANNVKAMSKDLQDSFLNGPTERKIRIDEAESMTGN